One window from the genome of Balaenoptera musculus isolate JJ_BM4_2016_0621 chromosome 3, mBalMus1.pri.v3, whole genome shotgun sequence encodes:
- the TMED7 gene encoding transmembrane emp24 domain-containing protein 7 encodes MPRLGSAQRWAAAAGRWGCRLLALLLLLVPGPCGASEITFELPDNAKQCFYEDITQGTKCTLEFQVITGGHYDVDCRLEDPDGNVLYKEMKKQYDSFTFTASKNGTYKFCFSNEFSTFTHKTVYFDFQVGEDPPLFPSENRVSALTQMESACVSIHEALKSVIDYQTHFRLREAQGRSRAEDLNTRVAYWSVGEALILLVVSIGQVFLLKSFFSDKRTTTTRVGS; translated from the exons ATGCCCCGGCTGGGGTCCGCGCAGCGCTGGGCTGCCGCCGCGGGCCGTTGGGGCTGTAGGCTGCTCGCGTTGCTGCTGTTGCTGGTGCCGGGGCCCTGCGGCGCCTCTGAGATCACGTTCGAGCTGCCCGACAATGCCAAGCAGTGTTTCTACGAGGACATCACGCAGGGCACCAAGTGCACTCTCGAGTTCCAG gtGATTACTGGTGGTCACTATGATGTAGATTGTCGATTAGAAGATCCTGATGGTAATGTGTTATacaaagagatgaagaaacagTATGATAGTTTTACCTTCACAGCCTCCAAAAATGGGACATACAAATTTTGCTTCAGCAATGAATTTTCTACTTTCACACATAAAACCGTGTATTTTGATTTTCAAGTTGGAGAAGACCCACCTTTGTTTCCTAGTGAGAACCGAGTCAGTGCTCTTACCCAG ATGGAATCTGCCTGTGTTTCAATTCACGAAGCTCTGAAATCTGTCATTGACTATCAGACTCATTTCCGTTTGAGAGAGGCTCAAGGCCGAAGCCGAGCTGAGGATCTAAATACAAGAGTGGCCTATTGGTCAGTAGGAGAAGCCCTCATTCTTCTGGTGGTGAGCATAGGGCAGGTATTTCTTCTGAAAAGCTTTTTCTCGGATAAAAGAACCACGACAACTCGTGTTGGATCGTAA